A DNA window from Candidatus Binataceae bacterium contains the following coding sequences:
- the glnD gene encoding [protein-PII] uridylyltransferase: MAEPTTARDEDSLYAEFRSAERPGQAARAWLDAVRKELAARHFAGAGGMEIVREYTGCIDRLVRALYRYAELHHSRRFARLNQRLAVIARGGYGRGELNPQSDIDLLFLHDYKPGPYVEVVTEIILHALWDAGLTVGQAVRNIRECVRAANDDLKEKTAILDIRLLAGDEKLWAALDKELVDEVLNRNQQKFFQTKLKESRDRHRHYGDSIYLLEPQIKEGEGGLRDLHTALWLAKVKYKVHSLPELVQKAIISAAELEEVVRAQDFLYRLRNSLHFLSGRHHDQLTFEYQEQIAPLLGFSASASGSASSALMRHYYAQAAAIHRFSEGLIARVTEDPSAGRFMRRAGGRQIRPGVLIQGRLLAIADKDFFTRAPINLITIFADCQAHGVELSGSAYQQVRDNLGLIDDAFRCDPRTGMALMGLLSGRQRVAETLEAMHRAGVLGAVIPEFGNLYARVLHDLYHIYTVDRHSLAAVRELERLRAGEFKDSNPLLTEVAREVAALPLIFLALVLHDIGKGHGHDHHERGAVLTAEVSRRLGLDGEETDLVVFLVRNHLMMSQVAQKGDVDDVRTVEEFVRATGSIDRLKALYLMTFADMRAVAPNVYNNWRDMLLSDLYMRALKILEQGDREAVDPARRLALVKAAVRERLGPLGASLEELAAFLDLMPERYFLTVSEDDIPMHFELMRALGEQALVCRHRHFPELEFSEFIVATRDQPGLFSKIAGVLTANNLNILSARITTREDGVALDVFRVSHGAGGMAMEEERWLRVERDLEAVLAGQRDLEAMVAGAQRSRVAGRTFVRRVATEITVDNRSSEQYTVVDVFTQDRVGLLFAITHTLFKLGMVIHLARISTNADQALDVFYISDANGGKVVELEAMRRLRAALVERLDEVPAHNGAS, from the coding sequence GTGGCCGAGCCCACAACCGCGCGCGACGAAGATTCGCTCTACGCCGAATTTCGGAGTGCCGAGCGGCCGGGACAGGCCGCCCGCGCATGGCTCGACGCGGTACGCAAAGAGCTTGCGGCGCGGCATTTCGCCGGCGCCGGCGGGATGGAGATCGTCCGCGAATACACCGGATGTATCGACAGGTTGGTGCGCGCGCTCTATCGTTACGCCGAGCTCCATCATTCGCGGCGTTTCGCGCGCCTGAACCAGCGCCTCGCGGTCATCGCGCGCGGCGGTTACGGGCGCGGCGAGCTCAATCCGCAATCCGACATCGATCTGCTCTTTCTGCACGACTACAAGCCCGGCCCTTACGTCGAGGTGGTGACCGAGATAATCCTGCACGCGCTGTGGGATGCCGGCCTCACGGTCGGCCAGGCGGTGCGCAACATCCGTGAATGCGTGCGCGCCGCCAACGACGATCTGAAGGAGAAGACCGCGATCCTCGATATCCGCCTGCTCGCCGGCGACGAGAAGCTGTGGGCGGCGCTGGACAAGGAGCTGGTCGACGAGGTCCTCAACCGCAACCAGCAGAAATTTTTTCAAACCAAGCTCAAGGAAAGCCGCGACCGCCATCGCCACTACGGCGATTCGATTTACTTGCTCGAGCCGCAGATCAAGGAGGGCGAGGGAGGGCTGCGCGACCTGCATACGGCGCTCTGGCTGGCCAAGGTCAAGTACAAGGTACATTCGCTGCCCGAGCTGGTGCAGAAGGCGATCATCAGCGCCGCCGAGCTCGAGGAGGTAGTGCGTGCACAGGACTTTCTTTACCGCCTGCGCAATTCGCTGCACTTCCTGAGTGGACGGCATCACGATCAGCTCACGTTCGAGTACCAGGAGCAGATCGCTCCGTTGCTCGGTTTCAGCGCCAGCGCTTCGGGCAGCGCGTCTTCCGCGCTGATGCGCCACTATTACGCGCAGGCCGCCGCGATCCATCGGTTCTCCGAGGGGCTTATAGCCCGCGTCACCGAGGATCCTTCCGCCGGGCGCTTCATGCGCCGCGCCGGCGGACGTCAGATCCGCCCCGGCGTGCTCATCCAGGGGCGCCTGCTTGCGATCGCGGACAAGGACTTCTTCACCCGCGCGCCGATCAATCTGATCACCATCTTCGCCGATTGCCAGGCGCATGGCGTGGAGCTTTCGGGAAGCGCGTATCAGCAGGTGCGCGACAACCTCGGCCTGATCGACGACGCCTTCCGATGCGATCCGCGGACCGGGATGGCGCTGATGGGTCTCTTGTCAGGGCGCCAGCGCGTGGCGGAGACGCTGGAGGCGATGCATCGCGCGGGCGTGCTCGGCGCGGTGATTCCCGAATTCGGCAATCTGTACGCGCGGGTCCTGCACGACCTCTACCACATCTATACCGTCGACCGGCATTCGCTCGCCGCGGTGCGCGAGCTCGAGCGGCTGCGCGCGGGCGAGTTCAAGGACAGCAACCCGCTGCTGACCGAGGTGGCGCGCGAAGTCGCCGCGCTGCCGCTGATCTTTCTTGCCCTGGTCCTGCACGACATCGGCAAAGGCCACGGCCACGACCATCACGAACGCGGTGCGGTGCTGACGGCCGAAGTCTCGCGCCGCCTGGGGCTGGACGGCGAGGAGACCGACCTGGTCGTATTCCTGGTGCGCAACCATCTGATGATGTCGCAGGTGGCGCAGAAGGGCGACGTCGACGACGTGCGCACGGTGGAGGAATTCGTGCGCGCGACCGGCTCGATAGATCGGCTGAAGGCGCTTTACCTGATGACCTTCGCCGATATGCGCGCGGTCGCGCCCAACGTTTACAACAACTGGCGCGACATGCTGCTGAGCGATCTCTACATGCGCGCGCTCAAGATCCTGGAGCAGGGCGATCGCGAGGCGGTCGATCCCGCGCGCCGCCTCGCCCTGGTCAAGGCCGCCGTGCGCGAGCGTCTCGGACCGCTCGGCGCCTCTCTCGAAGAGCTCGCGGCGTTTCTCGACCTGATGCCCGAGCGCTACTTCCTGACCGTTTCGGAAGACGACATCCCGATGCACTTCGAGCTGATGCGCGCGCTGGGCGAGCAGGCCCTGGTCTGCCGCCATCGCCACTTTCCCGAACTCGAGTTCAGCGAGTTTATCGTCGCCACGCGCGACCAGCCGGGCCTGTTCTCTAAGATCGCGGGCGTGCTTACCGCCAACAATCTCAACATTCTCTCCGCGCGGATCACGACCCGCGAGGACGGCGTGGCGCTGGACGTCTTTCGCGTATCGCACGGCGCCGGGGGGATGGCGATGGAAGAGGAACGATGGCTGCGCGTCGAGCGCGATCTCGAAGCGGTGCTGGCGGGCCAGCGCGACCTCGAGGCGATGGTGGCTGGGGCGCAGCGCTCGCGCGTGGCCGGGCGCACATTCGTGCGCCGCGTGGCGACCGAGATCACGGTGGACAACCGCAGCTCCGAGCAATACACGGTGGTCGACGTTTTCACCCAGGATCGGGTCGGGCTGCTGTTCGCGATCACGCACACCCTGTTCAAGCTCGGGATGGTGATCCATCTCGCGCGCATCTCGACCAACGCCGACCAGGCGCTGGACGTTTTCTACATCAGCGACGCGAACGGCGGAAAAGTCGTCGAGCTCGAGGCGATGCGGCGTTTGCGCGCGGCGCTGGTCGAGCGGCTGGACGAAGTTCCGGCGCATAATGGAGCGTCGTGA
- a CDS encoding tyrosine recombinase: MKPRLSLAAAAPQSGSNGAARGSRRPPNDAWDAILERHLDRLRVERGLGNNSVQAYARDLREFQQHCRDRGIEPAVLTARAVSGYLEAMGRRGMAVASQRRHLASIRGLAREMVEQKIVEQDPAAPIKLRPHPRALPRTLGRRDLEMLLDAIDTKTLRGKRDRAMLELAYGCGLRVSELVGLRAGQVNLAERMVVVMGKGGKERIVPIGSAAVRALRSYLVARERERSQKGRAARPSPAVFTSRLGRAMTRQGFFKALKGWTLAEPRLAWVSPHTLRHCFATHLLEGGADLRAVQEMLGHSDISTTQIYTHLSKTHLRKVHRTHHPRAARAARAEIS; encoded by the coding sequence GTGAAACCCCGGCTGAGCCTCGCAGCGGCGGCGCCTCAGAGCGGATCGAATGGCGCGGCGCGCGGCTCGCGCCGCCCCCCGAACGACGCCTGGGACGCGATCCTCGAGCGCCATCTCGATCGTCTGCGGGTCGAGCGCGGCCTCGGCAACAACTCGGTGCAGGCGTACGCGCGCGACCTGCGCGAGTTCCAGCAGCATTGCCGGGACCGCGGAATCGAACCCGCGGTGCTCACGGCGCGCGCGGTCAGCGGCTACCTCGAAGCGATGGGCCGGCGCGGGATGGCGGTTGCGAGTCAGCGCCGCCATCTGGCGAGTATACGCGGGCTTGCGCGCGAGATGGTCGAGCAGAAGATCGTCGAACAGGACCCTGCCGCGCCGATAAAGCTGCGGCCGCATCCGCGGGCGTTGCCGCGCACGCTCGGGCGGCGCGATCTCGAGATGCTGCTCGACGCGATCGACACCAAAACCCTTCGCGGCAAGCGCGACCGCGCGATGCTCGAGCTGGCGTATGGATGCGGTTTGCGGGTTTCGGAGCTGGTCGGGCTCAGGGCGGGCCAGGTCAACCTCGCCGAGCGAATGGTGGTCGTGATGGGCAAGGGCGGCAAGGAGCGGATCGTGCCGATCGGATCGGCTGCGGTGCGCGCGCTCAGGAGCTACCTTGTCGCGCGTGAGCGTGAGCGATCGCAAAAGGGCCGCGCGGCGCGGCCTTCGCCGGCCGTGTTTACGAGCAGGCTGGGGCGCGCGATGACGCGGCAGGGGTTCTTCAAGGCGCTCAAGGGATGGACGCTCGCGGAGCCTAGGCTTGCGTGGGTGAGCCCGCACACCTTGCGCCACTGTTTCGCGACACATCTTTTGGAAGGCGGCGCGGATTTGCGTGCGGTGCAGGAGATGCTCGGCCACAGCGACATCTCGACCACGCAGATTTACACCCATCTGTCGAAGACCCATCTGCGCAAGGTCCATCGCACGCATCATCCGCGCGCCGCGCGCGCCGCACGGGCCGAAATTTCTTGA
- a CDS encoding site-2 protease family protein, which yields MGNVSEFIVTLSIWAVPTVFAIVLHEVMHGYVANLLGDDTARRAGRLTLNPLGHVDPIGTVIMPALLLFLHLPVFGYAKPVPVDFRRLTPRRAGMIAVAAAGPLTNLALAVASAFGARMLAPYVNAPWGEAIALPLVYMMQASVMINVLLAIFNLLPLLPLDGGRVVAGLLPPLAARAYARLEPYGLLILFALLYTNAVDVVIGPLINAIARVLL from the coding sequence GTGGGCAACGTCAGCGAGTTTATCGTCACCCTCTCGATCTGGGCGGTGCCCACGGTGTTTGCGATCGTGCTGCACGAGGTGATGCACGGTTATGTCGCGAACCTGCTCGGCGACGATACTGCGCGGCGCGCGGGGCGCCTGACGCTCAACCCACTCGGCCACGTCGATCCGATCGGCACGGTGATCATGCCGGCGCTGCTGCTCTTTCTGCATCTGCCCGTTTTCGGCTACGCAAAACCGGTGCCGGTCGACTTCCGGCGCCTGACCCCTCGACGCGCCGGGATGATCGCGGTCGCGGCGGCGGGGCCGCTGACTAACCTCGCGCTCGCGGTCGCGAGCGCCTTCGGGGCACGGATGCTCGCGCCCTATGTCAACGCGCCGTGGGGCGAGGCGATCGCACTGCCGCTGGTTTACATGATGCAGGCGTCGGTGATGATCAACGTACTGCTCGCGATCTTCAATCTGCTGCCGCTGCTGCCGCTCGACGGCGGCCGGGTGGTGGCGGGACTTTTGCCGCCGCTGGCGGCGCGGGCCTACGCGCGTCTTGAACCGTACGGACTTCTGATATTATTCGCGTTGTTGTATACGAACGCGGTGGACGTGGTTATTGGCCCGCTGATTAACGCGATCGCACGGGTGCTGCTGTGA
- a CDS encoding segregation/condensation protein A, whose translation MSGGAHDAAERIEAAAGPRFRLPIYEGPLDLLLHLIKRAELDARDVTAKVITEQYLAYLELLDSLNLDVAGEYLVMAATLLLIKSFSMLPHAGTEELEEAEELKRDLVARLLEYQRYREAAEKLGARTLLGRDVFAAPGEKLPEPQDEEAGGAPRLSVSLFDLVEAMAAVLKRLGDATPRQITLRDVPVAECIPRIMTALEQSGGTVEFAALFEDFNDPDDRPTVIATFMALLELIRQGRVRAHQERRYGPILLERAARAEAPAAPADGEQQ comes from the coding sequence GTGAGCGGCGGTGCGCACGACGCGGCGGAGCGCATCGAGGCGGCGGCGGGGCCGCGCTTTCGCCTCCCGATCTACGAGGGGCCGCTCGACCTGCTGCTTCATCTGATCAAGCGGGCGGAACTCGACGCGCGCGACGTCACCGCCAAGGTCATCACCGAACAGTATCTCGCCTATCTCGAGTTGCTCGACTCGCTCAACCTCGACGTGGCCGGCGAGTATCTGGTGATGGCGGCGACACTGCTGCTCATCAAGTCGTTCTCCATGCTGCCGCACGCCGGGACCGAGGAGCTGGAGGAGGCCGAGGAACTCAAGCGGGACCTGGTCGCGCGACTGCTCGAGTACCAGCGCTATCGCGAGGCCGCCGAGAAGCTCGGCGCGCGCACGCTGCTCGGCCGCGACGTCTTCGCCGCGCCGGGCGAAAAGCTGCCGGAGCCGCAGGACGAAGAGGCGGGCGGAGCGCCGCGGCTTAGCGTGTCGCTCTTCGACCTGGTCGAGGCGATGGCGGCGGTGCTGAAGCGGCTCGGCGACGCGACGCCGCGTCAGATCACGCTGCGCGACGTTCCGGTCGCCGAGTGCATCCCGCGGATCATGACGGCGCTGGAGCAGAGCGGCGGCACGGTGGAGTTCGCAGCGCTGTTCGAGGATTTCAACGATCCGGACGATCGCCCGACGGTGATCGCGACCTTCATGGCGCTGCTGGAATTGATCCGGCAGGGCAGGGTGCGCGCACATCAGGAGCGCCGCTACGGCCCGATCCTGCTGGAGCGGGCGGCTCGTGCCGAGGCGCCGGCGGCGCCGGCGGACGGAGAACAGCAATGA
- the scpB gene encoding SMC-Scp complex subunit ScpB, which yields MEEERLKAILESLMFAAGEPVSLARLAAVLDNVPRDAIKQALGAMLLGYGARGVVLEEVAGGYQLRTPKEHALYVRKLLAAKPPRLSRPLLETLAIVAYRQPVTRPEIEQLRGVDSGGVLETLLERRLVRIAGRKEAPGRPILYATSLEFLEVFGLRDLDGLPDLEEFKELEERAAQQAASEQAPSEHDAPGVQQELAMTAPAPESSSSSLEASAEASDEASAESPAHSAKAGSPGDAASPQPEREDEPQQ from the coding sequence ATGGAAGAGGAACGGCTCAAGGCGATTTTGGAAAGCCTGATGTTCGCGGCGGGCGAACCGGTCTCGCTCGCGCGGCTCGCGGCGGTCCTCGATAACGTCCCGCGCGACGCGATTAAGCAGGCGCTCGGCGCGATGCTTCTGGGTTATGGCGCGCGCGGGGTCGTGCTTGAAGAGGTGGCGGGCGGCTACCAGCTGCGCACGCCCAAGGAGCACGCGCTCTACGTGCGCAAGCTCCTCGCCGCCAAGCCGCCGCGCCTGAGCCGTCCGCTGCTCGAGACGCTCGCAATCGTCGCGTACCGCCAGCCCGTGACCCGTCCTGAAATCGAGCAGCTGCGCGGCGTCGATTCGGGCGGCGTGCTCGAGACGCTGCTCGAACGCCGGCTGGTGCGGATCGCCGGGCGCAAGGAAGCGCCGGGACGTCCGATCCTGTACGCCACGTCGCTGGAGTTCCTCGAAGTGTTCGGGCTGCGCGACCTCGACGGCCTGCCGGACCTCGAAGAGTTCAAGGAACTGGAAGAGCGCGCCGCCCAGCAGGCTGCGAGCGAGCAGGCCCCGAGCGAGCACGACGCGCCCGGAGTGCAGCAGGAGCTCGCGATGACGGCGCCCGCGCCCGAGTCATCGTCGTCATCGCTCGAAGCTTCAGCCGAAGCTTCGGACGAAGCCTCGGCTGAATCGCCCGCACACTCCGCCAAGGCCGGTTCGCCCGGCGACGCGGCCTCGCCGCAGCCCGAACGCGAAGACGAACCGCAGCAGTAA
- a CDS encoding GNAT family N-acetyltransferase, which yields MTNDTSLEARNYSAHEVLRDGGSIYIRAIRPDDKERLLDHFRHLSQDSIYYRFFGLKHSLSEQDLVRFTEIDFAGHVALVATLRVGGDERFIGVGRYVVTGPGRAEVAFAVLDEHQGRGIGTVLLDHMGRVARAAGIVEFQADVLGDNNRMLEVFSKSGFRVKRSADAGVVHLSFPTGETEASRQASEQRNWTAGGESIRKLLHPRSVAVIGASRSREKIGGMLVANLQRAGFNGPIYPVNPAAGEVMGLRSYPSATAIGAPVDLALVAVPAELVPGAVEDCARAHVHGVVVLTSGFAEVSPEGRAQEERLFEAVRAAGMRMVGPNCMGVINTDPAVRLDGTFAPTLPQPGNVGMYSQSGALGIAILDYMKSRGIGISTFVSAGNRSDVSNNDLLAYWLDDGRTGVVVLYLESVGNPRKFARLAPEVARRRPIVAVKSGRSAAGRRAASSHSAALANLDVAVEALFEQAGVIRTNTLMEMFDVVAMLSTQPVPAGQRVGVVTNAGGPGILLADACEANGLALPQLAEGTVGALRAFLPARASFGNPVDLTATAGAAEYERAIAAVGADPNLDSVVAVYIPATEAPRSLVADAIARGASQVPAHKPVLTVFLASQWPPPLIDAGARGQIPSYAFPENAARVLGAACGYARWRERPRGIALELSPFAMGAVRAVVDRALQDAAGPIWLAPEDITTILRAAGIEVAQAQRSSVADAPRVADSLGYPLVAKVIAPGVTHKSDIGGVIMGLHSPVAVAEAAVTLAERTRGAGAALEGVLLQREVQGGIEALVGVTTDPTFGPLVVCGLGGVMVELLHDVAFRLSPVTDMDAREMLSTLRTSRLLDGYRGAAPGDREALVAVLRRVSALIEAIPELTEMDLNPVKVLPPGNGAIVVDARMRLRPTPRRI from the coding sequence GTGACCAACGACACCAGCCTCGAAGCCAGAAACTATTCCGCGCACGAGGTCCTGCGCGACGGCGGCTCGATCTACATCCGCGCGATCCGCCCAGACGACAAGGAACGCCTGCTCGATCACTTCCGCCACCTAAGTCAGGACTCAATCTACTATCGCTTCTTCGGACTGAAGCATTCGCTCAGCGAACAGGACCTCGTGCGCTTCACCGAGATCGACTTCGCAGGCCATGTCGCCCTCGTGGCAACGCTGCGCGTCGGCGGCGACGAGCGTTTTATCGGCGTCGGCCGCTATGTCGTCACCGGGCCGGGACGCGCCGAAGTTGCGTTTGCCGTCCTGGACGAGCATCAGGGGCGCGGTATCGGAACCGTCCTGCTCGATCATATGGGACGCGTCGCGCGCGCCGCCGGAATCGTCGAGTTCCAGGCCGACGTGCTCGGCGACAACAACCGCATGCTCGAGGTCTTTTCCAAGAGCGGCTTCCGCGTAAAGCGTTCGGCCGACGCGGGCGTGGTCCATCTGAGCTTTCCGACCGGCGAGACCGAGGCCTCGCGCCAGGCGAGCGAGCAGCGCAACTGGACCGCGGGCGGCGAGAGCATCCGCAAGCTGCTCCATCCGCGCTCGGTGGCGGTGATCGGCGCTTCGCGTTCGCGCGAAAAGATCGGCGGCATGCTCGTCGCCAACCTGCAGCGCGCCGGTTTCAACGGGCCGATCTACCCGGTCAACCCGGCGGCAGGCGAAGTGATGGGGCTGCGAAGCTACCCGAGCGCGACCGCGATTGGCGCGCCGGTGGACCTCGCGCTCGTGGCGGTGCCCGCCGAACTGGTCCCCGGCGCGGTCGAGGACTGTGCGCGCGCGCATGTGCACGGCGTAGTTGTGCTCACGTCGGGCTTCGCCGAGGTCTCGCCCGAGGGACGGGCGCAGGAGGAACGGCTGTTCGAGGCGGTGCGGGCGGCCGGGATGCGGATGGTGGGGCCGAATTGCATGGGCGTCATCAACACCGACCCTGCCGTGCGGCTGGACGGCACCTTCGCGCCGACCCTGCCGCAGCCAGGCAACGTCGGGATGTACTCGCAAAGCGGCGCGCTGGGCATCGCGATCCTCGACTACATGAAGAGCCGCGGGATCGGAATCTCGACCTTCGTCTCCGCGGGCAACCGCTCCGACGTATCCAACAACGACCTGCTCGCCTACTGGCTCGACGACGGCCGCACCGGCGTGGTCGTGCTCTATCTGGAGAGCGTCGGCAATCCGCGCAAGTTCGCGCGCCTCGCACCCGAGGTCGCGCGCCGCCGACCGATCGTCGCGGTCAAATCGGGACGCTCGGCGGCGGGACGGCGCGCCGCATCCAGCCACAGCGCGGCGCTCGCCAATCTCGACGTCGCCGTCGAGGCGCTGTTCGAGCAGGCCGGCGTTATCCGCACCAACACGCTGATGGAGATGTTCGACGTCGTCGCGATGCTCTCGACGCAGCCGGTACCCGCCGGTCAGCGCGTCGGCGTGGTGACCAACGCCGGCGGCCCGGGAATCCTGCTCGCCGATGCGTGCGAAGCGAACGGCCTCGCGCTGCCGCAACTTGCCGAGGGTACGGTCGGCGCGCTGCGCGCGTTCCTGCCCGCGCGCGCGTCGTTCGGCAATCCGGTTGATCTGACGGCAACGGCGGGAGCGGCCGAGTACGAACGCGCGATTGCGGCGGTCGGCGCCGACCCTAACCTCGATTCGGTAGTGGCGGTCTATATCCCGGCGACCGAGGCGCCGCGGAGCCTCGTCGCCGACGCGATCGCGCGCGGCGCATCGCAGGTGCCCGCGCATAAGCCCGTCCTGACCGTGTTTCTCGCCTCGCAATGGCCCCCGCCGCTAATCGACGCCGGCGCGCGCGGGCAGATTCCGTCGTATGCGTTTCCGGAAAATGCGGCGCGAGTGCTCGGGGCGGCGTGCGGTTATGCGCGATGGCGCGAGCGGCCGCGCGGCATCGCGCTCGAGCTAAGTCCGTTCGCGATGGGCGCGGTGCGCGCGGTGGTCGACCGCGCGCTGCAGGACGCCGCAGGCCCAATCTGGCTTGCCCCGGAAGACATCACGACCATCCTGCGCGCCGCCGGAATCGAAGTCGCGCAGGCCCAGCGCTCCTCGGTGGCCGACGCACCGCGAGTAGCCGACAGCCTCGGTTATCCGCTGGTCGCCAAGGTGATCGCACCGGGCGTCACGCACAAGAGCGATATCGGAGGCGTGATCATGGGATTGCACTCGCCGGTCGCCGTGGCCGAAGCCGCCGTCACGCTCGCCGAGCGCACGCGCGGCGCCGGCGCGGCGCTCGAAGGCGTGCTCCTGCAGCGCGAGGTCCAGGGCGGAATCGAGGCGCTGGTCGGAGTCACCACCGATCCGACCTTCGGTCCGCTCGTGGTGTGCGGGCTGGGCGGCGTGATGGTGGAGCTGCTGCACGACGTCGCGTTCCGGTTGAGTCCGGTCACCGATATGGACGCCCGCGAGATGCTCTCGACGCTGCGAACCTCGCGCCTGCTCGACGGCTATCGCGGCGCGGCGCCCGGCGATCGCGAGGCGCTCGTCGCCGTGCTCCGGCGCGTCTCGGCGCTGATCGAGGCGATTCCCGAGTTGACCGAGATGGACCTGAATCCGGTCAAGGTGCTGCCGCCCGGAAACGGCGCGATCGTGGTTGACGCGCGGATGCGGCTGCGTCCGACGCCGAGGCGGATCTAG